From a single Nothobranchius furzeri strain GRZ-AD chromosome 7, NfurGRZ-RIMD1, whole genome shotgun sequence genomic region:
- the xkr9 gene encoding XK-related protein 9 isoform X1: MQPSDVVFSKRRWLLNAGGLAFYVLDICTDVALAVQYFEQKQYVWSGMTVMFVMAAVVVTQIFSCAWYWEDKDENNQTALDMSKRKIAVLHVFVLGINMRYYYLLKEGFSVCWKTKQAAAANIHHKLFWMATDLSMLKLFETFLESAPQLLLQLYIRGYNEWPLLQIFSLAFSFCNIAWSLVDYWHCLRKSLPNVKDKSSRLPTAVYLIYKVCTITSIILSYSLYVTLSIYSTVGITIIWLLGTTWVHLLQTNFCSSRCLELLYRAVVGVILIFSFFNAKGKNTKEVMVVYYVFYSLVCVTAPLLLAFLKPEMRTAVFLWTVGGLIYGGLLFGLLSLHMYYRFLHPPTSNANEENGLSNQSRDDEADEVDGPRQETITNKRLKTFLQP, encoded by the exons ATGCAGCCGTCGGACGTCGTGTTCTCCAAACGGCGGTGGTTATTAAACGCCGGTGGTTTGGCCTTCTATGTTTTGGACATTTGTACCGATGTCGCACTGGCTGTGCAATATTTTGAGCagaagcaatatgtttggagtggaatgactgtgATGTTTGTGATGGCTGCAGTGGTGGTGACCCAGATCTTCAGCTGCGCTTGGTACTGGGAAGACAAGGATGAAAATAATCAAACCGCACTTGACATGTCAAAGCGCAAAATTGCTGTCCTGCACGTATTTGTGTTGGGGATCAACATGAG GTATTATTACCTGCTGAAGGAGGGGTTCAGTGTTTGTTGGAAAACAAaacaagcagcagcagcaaatATTCACCACAAACTCTTCTGGATGGCTACTGATCTGAGCATGCTGAAGCTTTTTGAAACTTTCCTGGAGAGCGCCCCCCAACTCCTCTTACAGCTTTACATACGAGGGTACAACGAGTGGCCCCTCTTGCAGA TTTTCTCTCTGGCCTTTTCTTTCTGCAACATAGCCTGGTCCCTGGTGGATTATTGGCACTGCCTCCGCAAATCTCTTCCCAACGTCAAAGATAAGTCCTCGCGCCTCCCCACAGCGGTCTACCTCATCTACAAAGTCTGCACCATCACCAGTATAATTCTAAGCTACAGCCTATACGTCACACTCAGCATCTACAGCACAGTGGGCATCACCATCATCTGGCTGCTGGGAACAACATGGGTCCACTTACTTCAGACCAACTTCTGCTCGTCTAGATGTCTCGAGCTTCTCTACCGGGCTGTAGTAGGAGTTATCCTCATTTTCAGCTTTTTCAACGCAAAAGGAAAAAACACCAAAGAAGTCATGGTGGTGTATTACGTCTTCTACAGTTTAGTATGTGTCACTGCTCCGTTGCTGTTGGCTTTCCTAAAACCAGAGATGCGGACGGCTGTGTTTTTATGGACAGTCGGAGGTTTAATCTACGGAGGTTTGTTGTTTGGGCTGTTGAGTCTCCATATGTACTACCGCTTCCTTCACCCCCCAACTTCTAATGCAAATGAGGAGAATGGCCTGAGTAATCAATCCAGAGACGATGAGGCAGATGAAGTGGATGGCCCGAGGCAGGAAACAATAACAAATAAAAGGTTAAAGACATTTTTGCAGCCTTGA
- the xkr9 gene encoding XK-related protein 9 isoform X2 produces the protein MQPSDVVFSKRRWLLNAGGLAFYVLDICTDVALAVQYFEQKQYVWSGMTVMFVMAAVVVTQIFSCAWYWEDKDENNQTALDMSKRKIAVLHVFVLGINMRYYYLLKEGFSVCWKTKQAAAANIHHKLFWMATDLSMLKLFETFLESAPQLLLQLYIRGYNEWPLLQTWSLVDYWHCLRKSLPNVKDKSSRLPTAVYLIYKVCTITSIILSYSLYVTLSIYSTVGITIIWLLGTTWVHLLQTNFCSSRCLELLYRAVVGVILIFSFFNAKGKNTKEVMVVYYVFYSLVCVTAPLLLAFLKPEMRTAVFLWTVGGLIYGGLLFGLLSLHMYYRFLHPPTSNANEENGLSNQSRDDEADEVDGPRQETITNKRLKTFLQP, from the exons ATGCAGCCGTCGGACGTCGTGTTCTCCAAACGGCGGTGGTTATTAAACGCCGGTGGTTTGGCCTTCTATGTTTTGGACATTTGTACCGATGTCGCACTGGCTGTGCAATATTTTGAGCagaagcaatatgtttggagtggaatgactgtgATGTTTGTGATGGCTGCAGTGGTGGTGACCCAGATCTTCAGCTGCGCTTGGTACTGGGAAGACAAGGATGAAAATAATCAAACCGCACTTGACATGTCAAAGCGCAAAATTGCTGTCCTGCACGTATTTGTGTTGGGGATCAACATGAG GTATTATTACCTGCTGAAGGAGGGGTTCAGTGTTTGTTGGAAAACAAaacaagcagcagcagcaaatATTCACCACAAACTCTTCTGGATGGCTACTGATCTGAGCATGCTGAAGCTTTTTGAAACTTTCCTGGAGAGCGCCCCCCAACTCCTCTTACAGCTTTACATACGAGGGTACAACGAGTGGCCCCTCTTGCAGA CCTGGTCCCTGGTGGATTATTGGCACTGCCTCCGCAAATCTCTTCCCAACGTCAAAGATAAGTCCTCGCGCCTCCCCACAGCGGTCTACCTCATCTACAAAGTCTGCACCATCACCAGTATAATTCTAAGCTACAGCCTATACGTCACACTCAGCATCTACAGCACAGTGGGCATCACCATCATCTGGCTGCTGGGAACAACATGGGTCCACTTACTTCAGACCAACTTCTGCTCGTCTAGATGTCTCGAGCTTCTCTACCGGGCTGTAGTAGGAGTTATCCTCATTTTCAGCTTTTTCAACGCAAAAGGAAAAAACACCAAAGAAGTCATGGTGGTGTATTACGTCTTCTACAGTTTAGTATGTGTCACTGCTCCGTTGCTGTTGGCTTTCCTAAAACCAGAGATGCGGACGGCTGTGTTTTTATGGACAGTCGGAGGTTTAATCTACGGAGGTTTGTTGTTTGGGCTGTTGAGTCTCCATATGTACTACCGCTTCCTTCACCCCCCAACTTCTAATGCAAATGAGGAGAATGGCCTGAGTAATCAATCCAGAGACGATGAGGCAGATGAAGTGGATGGCCCGAGGCAGGAAACAATAACAAATAAAAGGTTAAAGACATTTTTGCAGCCTTGA